The genome window AGCTATAATATTATCTCTTCGGTCCTTTGAGGTATTGATGCGTCCAACCTGCTATGGCATTTCAATAAATACTCGAACCACTGTCGTCGTTggagtattgttttttttcatattgtgatatttaaatTACAAACATACCAGTATTTACACGTTttgaaagttttattttgaatgttctTACCGGAAGTTGTTGTACGTGTCCAGTATTTTTTATGTCTGACTTTACTCTTCGGCAAGTTAACGGTCAGCACAGATTTTGATCCTAACAAGCGGTAACTTTGGGGTGGTTAAGGAAGCCTGGGTACGTGTGACTCTTCTAGTCTTATATTgtgttgtattttatatttccgTATAGTATTCAGCACAGACAGATACAGTTTTGCAAGTGATTTTTTTGGCTCGTTGAAACGAAGGAGTGAACCATCTCGCCGCAACATTTAATCTCTGAAGGGTCAGCCCGGAAGACTGGTAACGTTGGGCGACTATGATAAATCAGGTAAGTTTAATAAcgctgtattgttttttttaacaaaacgaTGAGATGCGGGTTGACGACATTTTTTTGTTTCGCAGCTCAATTCCCTGTAGCTGTTCACTTGAGacgtgacgtgtgtgtgtgtgtgagattatcACGGTGTCACTTAACTTCGACCCAGCGCAAGTTGGTGTGACGTtaagctaaactaagctaagctaaccgtgaGATGGGACGTCAGGGGCTCGTTAGCTTGCTAGCGCAGCGGCTTCACCGGGGTTTGTTTACAAGAGTGCGCCAGCGACCCGGGTCATCGCTCTCCGCCTGTGTCGCCTGACAGGGGTgcgttagcttgttagcttctCTGACAGATGCTGAAGTGCTGTTTTTTCTaagaagcttttcttttttttggggggggggggggggggttggttggtcCGAAAGCCCTGCAAACAAAATGTGACGTGAATCTGAATGACACAGATTTAAAGATGTCCCATGCAAACGCTGGTGGGGGCAGTCTCCGTCCATGTAACGCCTCGTGATGCTTGTTTACTTGAAGTTAGTTGTCCGGCAAACAGTCCAGCAGACTTTGAAACTCACTCAGCATCGACTGGTTCACTGTGCGGACACTTCTTCACCCTCTTCCTGTTCGCACGCATTGATTTCCCCAAAATCCGATGACAAAGTGCTTGGAGTAACTTCCCCAGTGCTGACAATACATGTGCTTGATAAAAAGCTGTGGTCGTATCTTCAGTCCCGTGTTGACCTCAGAATCTTCTTTAAATCAAACGATCAGCAAGAGCATAAATATacccacagacacactaatacaatacaacattactataataatataataaaatacaacGGTCTTATCTACATACATGTGGCGCAACCGTTCTCTGCTGCAACGTGGTTTAGAAATCCAGATGTTGATCAAGACGAGATAGATCCAAACATGCGTACTGGATGCCGAGATTTAGAATATCAGTGTTTTGATCGTAGAGTAGATACACGTGTCTGGGGGTTAATCCAGGAAAGCTTTGCCTCTCTTCTAGCAGGGGGAGTTTCCTGTCTGACTGGAGGAATGTCGGGTGGAGGCTTCAGGCAGCTCGGGGGCAGCCTCCCCGCCATCGCCTCCCTGAACACGTCCTACTCTacgtctctgtccctcccttccCCGTACCTGCTGGTGCCCCCCGCGGAGCGCCAGGCCATCTCTGACGTCCGGCGAACCTTCTGTCTCTTTGTGACGTTCGACCTGctcttcatctccctcctgtGGATCATTGAGCTGAATGTGAGTTTGCGTCGCCGGCTCGGCGGGCGGACGGACGGGTGTTGTGCGCGCGTGTTGTGACTGATGAAGACTCTgttctcctgcagctctccatCTCACTCTGGGACAGCTTGAAGACTGAGGTGGTCCTTTATGACTACAAGTCGTCCTTCTTTGACATCTTCGTAAGTGGCACAACCCGCCTGTTTTTGTATCTTCATAGGCTGATGTTTTCACACAGCCGTCAGAACCACGCGATAAGGTCACATGGTCGTTGTTCTTTCTGTCCCCCCCCATCAGCTGCTGGCCGTGTTTCGTTTCCTGTGCCTACAAGTGGGTTACGCGGCGTTTCGGCTGAAGCACTGGTGGGTGATCGCGGTAAGTCACAAAGCGCACACTGATGAAACAACGTTGTGTCTTGTTAATGCCAGGTGTGGACATAAAGACAAATCCaaatcctccttcctccccaggTTTCCACTCTAGTGACCAGCGTCTTCCTCGTTGTTAAGGTCATCGTATCTAGTGTGAGTGTCGCCCTCCGTGCACAGTTGGGTATCACCGGTTGGTTGCACCGGTGGTGCAAGCGCATCACATCCAAAACCACAAAGACCTTTTCACTTCTGCATGCGATGAGCTGCTTCGTGATTCTAATGTTTGATATCGCACATGAGGATCACAGGCGTGATCATAAAGCACTGCTTCCTTTTTTGTAATCTCCAACGACGGTGAAAGGAACCATCGTGAACTCTCGCTATGGCGCTGAAGTACCTTCTGTCTCGTGCAGCGTGTGACGTGGTTTCTGTCTCCCCGCAGCTCCTCTCCCACAATGTCTTTGGCTACGTGATCCCCATCACTTCGTTCGTGGTGGCCTGGCTGGAGACCTGGTTCCTCGACTTCAAGGTGCTCCCCCAGGAGGCCGACGACGAGAGAGGTGAGGCCGCCATATCACCACACATGCGGGAGCGTGTCGCCCGTCCAAAATATCGTTCTCCTGAAATCGTCCTGAATCTTCTCCCCTCCGACACCAGCCTACCTGGCGGCGGTGAACGCGTCCTGCGAGCGCACCCCGATGATCTACCCCCGGGCGGTTTCGGACGGACAGTTTTACTCTCCCCCGGAGTCCGTCGCAGGTGACGTTCGCTCGTCTCCGCGCTTTTCCCTTTTGTGGGGCTGCGTCTTTTCCATTTCTACTGAACGCTTCTCACTTGGTGTTGTTCCTGCAGGCTCCGAGGAGGATCTGGATGAGGAGGGTCTTGGACGCAGAGCCGTCACGTCACAGGTACCTGAATCGGCCTGAGGAGACCATGTGCTCCCCGCCAACAGTGACCGTTTCTTGTTTTCCCCCCCGTCACTCTCGCTGCAGGACAAGGAGTACGTGAGTCAGGGTCGGGAGGCCATGTCGGTGGTAGAACAGATCCTGGCCCAGGAGGACAACTGgaagtttgaaaaaaacaatgtgagtgTTGGATTTTTTTAACTTCAGCAAAATGTGCCTTTTCCGATGGAGAAGTGGCTCCTCGTCCCCTTTGGTCACACACACGACCCGAAATGAGCGAAGCTGCTGACGCGCTGCTTTCTCTTcacacagcagagacaaagagtTTCTGTTTTCGTACATGCATGTTCGCACGTTGCAGATACGCTGGTGTATATGTGGACCAATAGAAATGCGttgacattgaaaatggcaaacttctttaatattaaaaaaaaaaagttcacccCCAGAAACATTGTTTTCATGTAGGTTTCCGTAGATACACTGAAGTGAAAGAGAAAGTACTAACAGCATTTGTTCTGCGTCAGGACGTGGGAGACTCCGTCTACACACTGGAGATCCCCTTCCATGGAAagacttttattctgaaggtacCTCCGCACTGTGTGTACGCATCGTCTCACTAAGAGACTTGATCCATTAGTGATCCAAATGACTCTATTTAGACTCCTAACAGTGTgcttgttttttcatgtttagTCACGCAGGCCACCAGCAAAGTGTTCTTTAACCGTTTAACCCGTCATTCAGTCTCACTGAGGGCTGTCAAAGGGTTTTTCCAAACTAATACCACTGTAACATCTGAGGTTATTACTGCAAACGATAAACAAGCCGAGTCACGACCAACACAAATTCATATTTATTCTCCTAGAcagctgtgtttttaaatggccGTTCTGTTAATGTTAATTTATTACCTAGAACAGCGTGTTGATTCTAAAGATGTTGTTGGGCGACAGGAACTCCGAAacgcacacgtacacagacGCTCCTTCTGTTCGGTTAATGTAGCCAACAGCAACTTGCTGCTCAGCTCCGAAAGGCTCGTGACTCACATTCTCATAAGAGGTTACAtgagtaaatacaaatgtaatcgcggggggggggaatatcCCGCCGTGAAATGAGTTGGCGACGGGCCTTTTGAAAGCGCTTGTGCGTCGTTGTCTCGGCGCAGGCCTTCATGCAGTGCACTGCTGAGCTCGTGTATCAAGAGGTGATTCTGCAACCCGAGAAGATGGTCCAGTGGAACAAAACGGTTTCCGGCTGCCAGGTGAACAACTTTCACGTGGTTTCACTCGCCTCCCTGGCgtcttttttaaattgaattgtgTCATCGTGCTGTGGCGGGGTCCTAACGGGGGTCCCAACGGGGCTCCTCTGGCCTCTTCTCAGATCCTCCAGAGGGTCGACGACAACACGCTGGTATCGTACGACGTGTCGTCCGGAGCAGCAGGCGGCGTTGTCTCGGCGAGGTACATCAGCAACCTGCCGCTTCCCCTCCGTCTCTAttctggcctttttttttttaaatctggcTGCTCTGAAGTTGAAGTGAATTGATTTGATGGATTTTCTCTTCCTTCAGGGACTTTGTTAACGTTCGTCGAGTGGAGCGCAAGCGAGACTGTTACCTGTCTGCCGGCATGGCAACCGACCATGACGCCAAGCCCCCCGTCGGCCGCTACGTCAGGTCAGAGCGTGGTCCTCAACTCGGACAAAAAGTGCAGTCGTGTTTGCCCGTTTTCTTCAaggtctttttcttctcctttttaccttttttttttttttaacttcattttTGTCCTCGGCCTCAGAGGAGAGAACGGTCCGGGAGGATTTGTGGTCCTCAAATCCAGCAGCAACCCGTCCGTCTGCACCTTCATCTGGGTCCTGAACACAGACTTGAAGGTGAGGAGATGCAGTTAGGCATCCACGTTGTGTCCTTCAAAGCCAGACGGATCACTTTCGCCTTGAAGATCAGTAAAAGTCTGAATTTAGAAaaaggggttgttgttgttgttgtggatgCAGAACATCGAATGAGATGAGAACAAATAGGCGGTTAAATCATGACTTCAGTGATTATACAACAAGCTAGTAACACAGTTCTATTAAAGACAAGTGCTGACCTCTGCATTGTAGTGCACACTGAGACGAATGCATCTGTGAGCTGCTGAACAGCTGATGACAATGTGACGGAGCGAACTGAATTCATTCAAGTGTGGCGTTAAAAGAAATTTGGAGTAAAAAATCGTAATCATTAGCTGTGAAGGATAAGTGATGATGCCGCTAAGGTGGCTAAAAATGACACCAGGAAATAGAAGACGAATGCATGACTTTAAATAGACACTCGTACGACCCTGACCCCATTAAAAACACACCGTGACCCGAATCAATGCCGGCGCTTTGTGTCTCGACAGGGCCGACTGCCTCGCTACCTCATCCATCAGAGTCTGGCCGCCACCATGTTTGAATTCATGTCCCATTTACGCCAACGGATCGCCGACCTGCGGCcctctctccgccccccccaccaccaccaccaccaccaccagcagcaccatcacCACACTTAAAGCAGAGGAGTCCAGCTGTGCCGGGACAGGTGGCGACGCTCCACCACCGTTTACTCCCACGTGGACGCGGTGCCCTCCGCCCGAGAGGGGACGCGCCACCGTGACTTCTTATCACAGGAGACGTGTGACCACTCGAACGTCTCCCAGATTTCAAAGGCAAAGGCCGCgctgtttgtagttttttttgtttttgtcttttttaattgcGTGCACACCCATGTTTTTGCCGTGCAATCAGAACTTCCTGGTTGCGGAAGCCGTCTTGTGGCTGGAACCAGAAAAACGGGGAGGAGGTCTCCGCCCAGAAGCAGCTGTCCCTCTGGGTCTTCTCGCACTGCACGAATGGTTCGCCGTCAATTCTTTTGCTTTACTTTCTTGTTTGGCTTATTTTCTCTGTTTTGACAGCACCATTTTAGTAGGTTGATTTGGATATTTCCACACTTTATTCTCCTTCACTACACAGTGAtagatgggggcggggggggagtcACCTGCAGACCAATTACCACTAGATGGAgaccactgacacacacacacacagtccgacTGCGTTAGGCAGCAGAAATCAGTTAACAAAGTTTACTGAGGGTTTTAAatactgcttttgttttgtacttTTGGGAGTCCGGCGCTAACAAAGGCAGCTCTTAATTGCTCTGTGTGCTAAAGGAATTATCCAACTCTCGAAGAAGACCAATGGCGACGGGCTTCACCACGTAGGTCGGCGCATACTTTGTTCTCTTTGGTGCTGATGACCTCCGGAGGCCTTCCGGCGAAACGGCCGGCGCGTTATTAGTCACGTGGTCGCGATTCACTTTGAGGTCTTCTGAGTTCCTGAAGTTCGGCCCCGTCGAGGAGGtaacgtttttctttttgcaggatTACAGAAAGCCCGCCTGTCTGGTGACCAGGGAAGTACAGATGAAGCGTTACATCGCGGGGCGGGTGTAGATCTGGGGGCAGTGCAGCAGACTCGTTCCTCCTCGACTCACCGGTGTAATTGTGAGGTTTTGATGCAGATGTGGTCCTTCAGCACATCACTGTCCCAACACGCCCGTTTTACTTTAGTAAACCCAGTTTGTTGTGAACGATGACATCACAATCtggttgttattgttccagtcCATGTCCAAGACAAGTGGACATTGAGATTTAACAGTAGATTTGAGTCATTTTAGTGACCTACTGTGCTCAGAGAATTTCAAATGAAATTTATGTTATTAACAATTTGGTGCCTTTACCACATGTGACATTACAGGTCAGCCTTTTCTTCTGCTCTACATGTATTTCATACTGTTGAATCAATGCTTAACACACactgtactgtatgtatatgAAGGCTGCAGAGAGTActggttttctttaaaaatatattttttacaacacTTTAAATGAGTCTATGGAATATTGATCCAACATGTTAATTTAAATCCATCATAGGAATACTGATCACCACTTTTTAAGTCTTAACCAGTGTCTTATGTCTAATAAAATCTATGAACATATCAGCGTTGCAGCTTCTGGTCTAATTTGACTTGCAGACAAACCAAACAGTTGTTATAGACCTCtagcttcatttatttatacttGGTATCTAATTTGTACGGATGTATAGATGTGCGCTATCTGATTATTTATTCGTTCCCTCATTGTGAATCAATTACAGCAAGTGATGTAGAATGTGTCTCGCTTGAAAATAATCGCACAAATACAGTTAATGGGGCCGCACAATTAATGTGTCGATGTCGGTTTTAAGATCTTTCTTTTATATATTGATATCTTCATTGTGTAATTTGTAAAGAACAAGATGAAGCAACGTTTAACTCATCAAGGCCTGGATTCAAAATCAAAGGGAAAATCTGAACCATGACTGATACAACTCGCATTAAAGGTCAAAGGGTCACTGTCGTGTAGGTGTTAACTATCTGGAAAATGAATTGTGTGAAAAAGAGATATTATTAGTAATGTTGTGTGAGAGGCAGTGTAATACATGTGGTTATAACTATTACTCTAGTTAACATGTGAAACCGTgggaaagaaaatacacttagAATAAAAGTTATCGTGCAGAATAAAGTATGTTATTGGATTTAATTATTGAAGCATCAATATGAGAATCATATTCTCATTCAGGTTGCTGCTGCTAAAGACGAGCTCTTCCTGTTTGGTAGTTTAAACATTATTACAACCAAATTTAGTGGTTGGTTGTATTTGATTCCAATAATCTGACTCGCTTATTTTAAATATAGGCCTAGGTGCTTTATAGTTTTACCGGGTAACAAATTCATAATgcagactttttttaaaaaaagaagacaaaattcCGGTAACCGAAAGCAACCCGACAATTCTCTTTTAATCCTTGTACAGATCCACGTATAAATAACCTCAGTGAGCACATGACCGGGCCGTTGGATAAGCCTTAAACAAATGGAGCCGTGGTATATTGAATATCAGGCCTCCTGTTGTGTTGTCCTCGGGGCGCGATGCTTGGGACAGGACACGGAGCGGCTCACATGATCCTGTTGTGACCGTCTTCTGAGGCTCTGTGAACTTGTGTGTCTCACTGGTCTCATTGTTCTCCATGTGCGGCGGAGGAGAAGCACCAGTCAGTCCTCCGGCTGCCGTCTGCCTGAGCGTCTCCGCCTGGATGCCCCGGATCACTCGGCAGGACGTGGAGCCGTGTGCTGGGACCTCCAGTCGGGAGAATGAGAAGTAGGTCGAGTCTGGAGATCCGTGACCTTTTGTTTGTAACTTTTTAGACTTGTTGCTCTTCCTGctcttgtttttacagctgcctCTCCTTACTCTGCCACATCTTTTACTTTTCAACGAAGGTTGTCAGAAAGGTCGCCTCCTTTAAGGAACCTCTTCGGAGCATCCGCTGGGACGCAGGTGTTTTGGGCTCCATCGGAACCCTCCACTGAAATCAGCTCCACTGAGGCTCGATGAACCAAGGAGGTTGATCTgcggggaagaaaaaaaaagattaccgGCTTAAATTATCGACCATTGAGGAGCTGCACAACCCACCGCCTCTAGATGGGTTCGGTCTTCAGgaggttctgctgctgctgctgcaccacgGACGACGGCGACGATGATGAAAAGCAGCCTTTAGTACCGTAAGAACACCAGTATCGGTTTCAATTACACTGCTCACCTGTGGAACACAGTGgaaaaaatgtttcaataaGTGATTTCGTTAACTGACTGCTTGTGTGACAGCGTGAtgactgtgcttgtgtgttggGCGACCACGCAGCCCGGATCCGTTGGAGTACTTCAACCAGGAGGTCCAGAAGCGCCGCGACGAGGAGACCAACCTGTGGAGTGAGCCGGGCGACCGCAGCCACTCGGAGAGACCAGACGACCGGGTGCTTTACAGCCTGCTGCAGGCCAGGAACAAGACCCGCATGGGGTCCACGGTACGTGAGGTGGATCGGAGAGGCCTGAGCTGAATATGAGAAAAAGAaaccactaaaaaaaaaacttcaaccGTAGAAAGAAACAAGTGTGAAGAAAGGTGGATCAATTTATTTGGGTGTAGAAGAGTCAAAATGGTGCAAATGATAGAAAAACTAAATGACGAGTCATCTAAAGCCCTGAGAAAGTTATTcgggtttctttttaaaagctttGGCCTCTTTCTTGTTCAGGGCTATCGGCGACTAAGTGTTGACATCGAGGCCATGAGAGACACGCGGCGAGAAGTCCGAGACAAATGGAAGATAATCCTGGAGAACTTGGGTAatgctggagagaggaggactGGGGTCCGATATGTCTTTCTTCACGCAGAGTGACCAAAGATGGCTTCCCCCCCATCCCAGGTTTCATAGCTGAGGCGGACTCTCTGCTGGGAGTGTCTGCTGGAGCCTCGCTGGACGGCATGCGTAACGCCCCAGCAGCACGCGAGCTGCTCCACACGCTCCACACCGAGACGTCCCTCTTCTACAGCCGAGAGCCCCCGCCGGAGAGATATCTGCTAATCctggtgacctttgaacccGTAGCGATCCCCGGGATCAACGCCCACATCATGCCGATAAACACATTCGCCTCAACTGTTTAAacctcttcttcatctcctcctcacagGACCGCCTCCTGTATCTCGATGTGGCTGAAGATTTCTTGGCGAAGGCGAAGCGCTTCTACCCTCCAAAGGAGGACTCGGACGAGGAGGCGCCGGGCCTCGCCATAAacctgccgctgctgctggccAGGGTGGAGGCCCTGAACGGGAGAGCCACTGAAGACGacgaagagagcgagagagacgatTGAAACGCGAGCGGCGGAGCTTAAGAACCTACTTCTGCAGTAGTGAGGGACACGAGGCAGGGGGCAGTAGTCATCCGCCCGGGAGTGCCATTCTGTTTTCTCTGCTCCACACCTTGCATAACGGGCCTTGCAGATTTTCtggtaaatgttacatttacatcttgtttttttttcgttcACCACAGAGTTGTGTCAAGTTCTGAGTCTGTTCATTGTTCAGCTGTTGTGAACCTTCAGGGTATCGATGTTCCTTGGAGATTATATCATTCAATCATATGATCTGAATAAATAGTCCAGCATGTTAGATTCTTTCTCGTAAGAATGTGTGATTCTATAAAAGATGCTTTGAACCATGTAAAGTCGAAAATGTAGCTTTATACATATAAAAAATAGTCGATGGAAATACGACGTAACTCTTAAATCAGTGGTGCATGTGACTGAGGGACTTTCAGGTGGAGTGTGACGGGTGTCTTTTCCTCTAAAGGAATTTACAGAAAATGTGAGCGATTTCTAAGCTCATGTAGACGTTTGTGGATTTGTTCTGGTGTCCCAACATGTGATGAAATAAAGTTCCAGTCCGAAGCCTGTAGCGTGTCCCCTTGGTAGCGTGACCACACAGTCCAATCCACAGACACGCCTTGAATCCTGGCCCGGGCGTCCTGCAGGGACCGGAGCGGGTCGCAAGCTAAAGTGGATGTTGTTGACGTCGTATGAGACAGACACACTGCTGCCACACGCTCaccacacaccaacacacactcacataactGATAACGCGTGACTCTGAGGTGCCGGTGTGAGGCGGTGTCATGTTGAAGATTGTGTGCAGGAAT of Gasterosteus aculeatus chromosome 11, fGasAcu3.hap1.1, whole genome shotgun sequence contains these proteins:
- the stard3 gene encoding stAR-related lipid transfer protein 3 is translated as MSGGGFRQLGGSLPAIASLNTSYSTSLSLPSPYLLVPPAERQAISDVRRTFCLFVTFDLLFISLLWIIELNLSISLWDSLKTEVVLYDYKSSFFDIFLLAVFRFLCLQVGYAAFRLKHWWVIAVSTLVTSVFLVVKVIVSSLLSHNVFGYVIPITSFVVAWLETWFLDFKVLPQEADDERAYLAAVNASCERTPMIYPRAVSDGQFYSPPESVAGSEEDLDEEGLGRRAVTSQDKEYVSQGREAMSVVEQILAQEDNWKFEKNNDVGDSVYTLEIPFHGKTFILKAFMQCTAELVYQEVILQPEKMVQWNKTVSGCQILQRVDDNTLVSYDVSSGAAGGVVSARDFVNVRRVERKRDCYLSAGMATDHDAKPPVGRYVRGENGPGGFVVLKSSSNPSVCTFIWVLNTDLKGRLPRYLIHQSLAATMFEFMSHLRQRIADLRPSLRPPHHHHHHHQQHHHHT
- the LOC120828458 gene encoding melanoregulin; the protein is MGSVFRRFCCCCCTTDDGDDDEKQPLVPPDPLEYFNQEVQKRRDEETNLWSEPGDRSHSERPDDRVLYSLLQARNKTRMGSTGYRRLSVDIEAMRDTRREVRDKWKIILENLGFIAEADSLLGVSAGASLDGMRNAPAARELLHTLHTETSLFYSREPPPERYLLILDRLLYLDVAEDFLAKAKRFYPPKEDSDEEAPGLAINLPLLLARVEALNGRATEDDEESERDD